In Clostridia bacterium, the following proteins share a genomic window:
- a CDS encoding TrmH family RNA methyltransferase → MMFNIVLVEPEIPQNTGNIVRTCAATHTKLHLVRPLGFEISDKYLKRA, encoded by the coding sequence ATTATGTTTAATATAGTATTAGTAGAACCTGAAATTCCTCAAAATACAGGCAATATAGTTCGTACTTGCGCAGCCACTCATACAAAACTTCATCTTGTGCGCCCGCTTGGATTTGAAATTTCGGACAAGTATCTAAAAAGAGC